The following are encoded in a window of Solidesulfovibrio magneticus RS-1 genomic DNA:
- a CDS encoding RNA recognition motif domain-containing protein has protein sequence MSKNIYVGNLPFRTTEESVRDLFGRYGPVQSVKLISDRETGKPRGFGFVEMDDDAAADEAIRALDGAEFEGRSLKVNEAKPRAPRPPRRPAW, from the coding sequence ATGTCCAAAAACATCTATGTTGGCAACCTGCCCTTCCGCACCACCGAGGAAAGCGTCCGTGACCTGTTTGGCCGTTACGGCCCCGTCCAGTCCGTCAAACTGATTTCCGACCGCGAGACCGGCAAACCGCGCGGCTTCGGATTCGTGGAGATGGACGACGACGCCGCCGCTGACGAAGCCATCCGGGCCCTGGACGGCGCCGAGTTCGAAGGCCGTAGCCTCAAGGTCAACGAGGCCAAGCCCCGCGCTCCGCGTCCCCCCCGCCGCCCGGCCTGGTAA
- a CDS encoding lipoate--protein ligase — protein MRAILLETTDPAVNLATEEWLLKNAATDVFMLWRNAPAVIVGRNQNTRAQIDEAFVRERGIPVVRRLSGGGAVFHDLGNVNFTFISLGGGAMDFRGFTAPILAAVAALGVQCAFEGRNDLTIEGQKFSGNAQHVWRDRVLHHGTLLFDADVSHLTGALRVDPEKYRDKAVKSVEKRVTNIAAHLPAPMAVTDFMGHVMGHVCPGAAPGDLALAPDEAAGAAGLAESRYRTYDWNFGASPAYGFTRTRRTPGGLIEAHLDVKGGVILAARLLGDYFGRRDVAELEAALAGCRHDRDALAERLGGVELGEYLLGVGVEDLVECLF, from the coding sequence GTGCGCGCCATTTTGCTTGAGACCACCGATCCGGCCGTTAATCTCGCCACCGAGGAGTGGCTGCTCAAAAACGCCGCTACCGACGTGTTCATGCTGTGGCGCAACGCCCCGGCCGTCATTGTCGGGCGCAACCAGAACACCCGCGCCCAGATCGACGAAGCCTTCGTGCGGGAGCGGGGCATCCCGGTGGTGCGCCGTTTAAGCGGCGGCGGCGCGGTCTTCCATGATCTGGGCAACGTCAATTTCACGTTCATCAGCCTCGGCGGCGGGGCCATGGACTTTAGGGGCTTCACCGCCCCGATCCTGGCGGCGGTGGCGGCCCTGGGCGTGCAATGCGCCTTCGAGGGACGCAACGACCTGACCATCGAGGGCCAAAAATTTTCCGGCAACGCCCAGCACGTCTGGCGCGACCGGGTGCTGCACCACGGCACCCTGCTCTTTGACGCCGACGTCTCCCATCTGACCGGGGCGCTACGGGTCGATCCCGAAAAATACCGCGACAAGGCCGTCAAAAGCGTGGAAAAGCGCGTCACCAACATCGCCGCCCACCTGCCCGCGCCCATGGCCGTGACCGACTTCATGGGCCACGTCATGGGGCATGTCTGCCCGGGCGCGGCCCCGGGCGACTTGGCGCTGGCCCCGGACGAGGCCGCCGGCGCGGCCGGGCTGGCCGAGAGCCGCTACCGGACCTACGACTGGAATTTCGGGGCCTCGCCGGCCTACGGCTTCACCCGGACGCGCCGCACGCCCGGCGGGCTCATCGAGGCCCATCTGGACGTCAAAGGCGGCGTCATCCTTGCGGCGCGGCTTCTGGGCGACTATTTCGGCCGGCGCGACGTGGCCGAGCTGGAAGCGGCGCTGGCCGGCTGCCGCCACGACCGCGACGCCCTGGCCGAACGCTTGGGCGGGGTGGAGCTGGGCGAGTATCTGCTGGGCGTGGGCGTGGAGGATTTGGTGGAATGTTTGTTTTAG
- a CDS encoding tetratricopeptide repeat protein, whose protein sequence is MTGKIGAKRFAVAVSVRETYKTGFGGTTQSAERAIYYYAEKTPEAGISVQALNGNSVPSGEVTPITEEEFLQKFKPEPLMYYNLVKPRMEAMQAELERGEKHLEAGRLERAEESFQKALAYDAENLRAIFGLGNAYLSGGKLDDARDIFDKIMGIELAFGPENKFLFNEFGIRMRKAGLLALAKSYYEKALAVSENDENLLFNLGRVLYELEEYDGAVEAAERCLALNSGFLIAAKLAKAARRQAATAAIGDATPGAASPPAQDV, encoded by the coding sequence ATGACGGGAAAAATCGGGGCCAAACGTTTCGCCGTGGCCGTATCGGTGCGGGAAACCTACAAGACAGGGTTTGGCGGCACCACGCAGAGCGCTGAACGCGCGATCTATTATTACGCCGAAAAAACACCTGAGGCGGGCATCAGCGTGCAGGCCTTAAACGGCAACAGCGTGCCCAGCGGCGAGGTCACGCCGATCACTGAGGAGGAATTCCTCCAGAAGTTCAAGCCCGAGCCGCTCATGTACTACAATCTGGTCAAGCCGCGCATGGAAGCCATGCAGGCCGAGCTGGAGCGGGGCGAGAAACATCTGGAGGCCGGCCGGCTGGAGCGGGCCGAGGAATCCTTCCAGAAAGCCCTGGCCTACGACGCCGAGAACCTGCGCGCCATCTTCGGCCTGGGCAACGCCTACCTGTCCGGCGGCAAGCTCGACGACGCCCGCGACATTTTCGACAAGATCATGGGCATCGAGCTGGCCTTTGGCCCGGAAAACAAGTTTTTGTTCAACGAATTCGGCATTCGGATGCGCAAGGCCGGGCTGCTGGCCCTGGCCAAGTCGTATTACGAGAAAGCCCTGGCCGTCAGCGAAAACGACGAGAACCTGTTGTTTAATCTCGGCCGGGTGCTCTACGAACTGGAGGAGTACGACGGCGCGGTGGAGGCGGCCGAGCGTTGTCTGGCGCTCAACTCCGGTTTTCTCATCGCGGCCAAGCTGGCCAAGGCGGCCCGCCGCCAGGCGGCCACGGCAGCCATTGGCGACGCTACGCCTGGGGCTGCGTCCCCGCCCGCGCAAGACGTCTGA
- a CDS encoding M24 family metallopeptidase, with translation MTATATSGCPVFAGRRDRLRAALAAMGHDALLVSHAANRFYLSGFELHDPQCNESAGYLVVTADGDDYLFTDARYRDAALRLWPEQNLCIYGAGRYAAITDFLKARGVTRLGFEPASLSFDVHGRLSALMPMTPVALAVEPLRLRKDAAEIARMRRSAAINHGVMASLPDILLPGRTEAQAAWEIEKRFRDLGASELAFAPIVAVDANAALPHAIPGETVIADGCLVLVDVGGRADDYCSDQTRTVWVGAKPPARFTEMLARVQTAQAAVLERIGPGMACREAYALAREVFAREGVAERFTHSLGHGIGLETHEGPSLNPSAESVLEPGMVVTVEPGLYYPEWGGARWEHMALITETGRDIL, from the coding sequence ATGACCGCCACAGCCACAAGCGGCTGCCCCGTTTTCGCTGGCCGCCGCGACCGCTTGCGCGCCGCCCTGGCCGCCATGGGCCACGACGCCCTGCTCGTGTCCCACGCCGCCAACCGCTTCTATTTAAGCGGCTTCGAACTCCACGATCCCCAGTGCAACGAGAGCGCCGGCTATCTCGTGGTCACGGCCGACGGCGACGACTATCTCTTCACCGACGCCCGCTACCGCGACGCTGCCTTGCGCCTGTGGCCGGAACAAAACCTCTGCATCTACGGGGCCGGGCGCTACGCCGCCATCACGGATTTTCTCAAGGCCCGGGGCGTGACTCGCCTGGGATTCGAGCCGGCCAGCCTGTCCTTCGACGTCCACGGCCGACTGTCCGCGCTGATGCCCATGACACCCGTGGCCCTGGCCGTGGAACCGCTGCGACTGCGCAAGGACGCCGCCGAGATCGCCCGGATGCGCCGCTCGGCCGCCATCAACCACGGCGTCATGGCCAGCCTGCCGGACATTCTCCTGCCCGGACGCACCGAGGCCCAGGCCGCCTGGGAGATCGAAAAACGCTTCCGCGACCTCGGAGCCTCCGAGCTGGCCTTTGCCCCCATCGTGGCCGTGGACGCCAACGCCGCCCTGCCCCATGCCATCCCCGGGGAGACCGTCATCGCCGACGGCTGTCTGGTCCTGGTGGACGTGGGCGGCCGGGCCGACGACTACTGCTCGGACCAGACCCGCACCGTCTGGGTCGGGGCCAAGCCCCCGGCGCGCTTCACCGAGATGCTCGCCCGCGTCCAGACCGCCCAGGCCGCCGTGCTGGAGCGCATCGGCCCGGGCATGGCCTGCCGCGAGGCCTATGCCCTGGCCCGGGAGGTCTTTGCCCGGGAAGGCGTGGCCGAACGCTTCACCCATTCCCTGGGCCACGGCATCGGCCTGGAGACCCACGAAGGCCCAAGCCTCAACCCCTCGGCCGAGAGCGTGCTGGAACCGGGCATGGTCGTCACCGTGGAGCCGGGCCTGTACTATCCCGAATGGGGCGGTGCGCGTTGGGAACACATGGCCCTTATCACCGAAACCGGACGCGACATCCTGTGA
- a CDS encoding ABC1 kinase family protein — translation MLSLASIPHFARNARRFREIAGVLARYGLAEFLAATDPAFLKDLLVSPSGASLATLKREERLRLALTELGGTAIKLGQILSTRADLVGPEVAAELSRLRADTEPDAPEAVERTIREALGAPVEELFEGFDPVPMASASIGQVHRARLPDGTAVVVKVRHAGIEERVRADLDILMGLAELAERGVVELRLYQPLAVAAEMRRTILRELDFVREERNLRHFAANFASEPGVAFPRPYPERCAREVLTMEELVGEPLSRLAGELSPEAAARRTAMAKLAADVFLEMIFRDNFFHADPHPGNLLVLPGDRLGILDCGMVGRIDERTRRAMEDALLAVAEGDAEGLTEQVMRIGRLPPGLDRAALRADIEDFVADYASQELGAFDLGGAMADVAAIVRRHGILLPPVVAHLIKVFVVLEGASRTLSPGFSLIDVIAPYAGKIIARRLSPGALFTRARRSWRDWNALVESFPRDAAEILRRAREGRLDVHLVHRGLDATINRLVYGIVTAALFLGSCQVLASRVPPLVFGISLFGALGCAAAVLLGLRLLRAVKRSGELGPDS, via the coding sequence ATGCTGTCACTCGCCTCGATACCGCATTTCGCCAGAAACGCCCGCAGATTCCGGGAAATCGCCGGGGTGCTGGCGCGTTACGGCCTGGCCGAGTTTCTGGCCGCCACGGACCCGGCGTTTTTAAAAGACCTGCTGGTCAGCCCGTCGGGGGCCAGTCTGGCGACGCTGAAGCGTGAGGAACGGCTGCGGCTGGCCCTGACCGAGCTTGGGGGCACGGCCATCAAGCTTGGCCAGATACTCAGCACCCGGGCCGACCTCGTGGGGCCGGAGGTGGCGGCGGAACTGTCCAGACTGCGGGCCGACACCGAACCCGATGCGCCCGAGGCGGTGGAGCGCACGATCCGCGAGGCGCTTGGCGCGCCGGTGGAAGAACTCTTCGAGGGCTTTGATCCCGTGCCCATGGCCAGCGCCTCCATTGGCCAGGTGCATCGGGCCAGGCTGCCGGACGGCACGGCGGTGGTGGTCAAGGTGCGCCATGCCGGCATCGAGGAGCGGGTGCGGGCCGATCTCGACATCCTCATGGGCCTGGCCGAACTGGCCGAGCGGGGGGTGGTGGAGCTGCGGCTGTATCAACCCCTGGCCGTGGCCGCCGAGATGCGCCGCACCATCCTGCGGGAACTCGATTTCGTGCGCGAGGAGCGCAATCTGCGCCATTTCGCGGCCAATTTCGCTTCCGAGCCGGGCGTGGCCTTTCCGCGCCCCTATCCCGAGCGCTGCGCCCGGGAAGTGCTGACCATGGAAGAGCTGGTCGGGGAGCCGCTGTCGCGTCTGGCCGGGGAGCTTTCGCCCGAGGCCGCGGCCCGGCGCACGGCCATGGCCAAGCTTGCCGCCGACGTGTTCCTGGAGATGATTTTCCGCGACAACTTCTTCCATGCCGACCCGCATCCCGGCAATCTGCTGGTGCTGCCCGGCGACAGGCTGGGCATCCTGGACTGCGGCATGGTCGGGCGCATCGACGAGCGCACCCGGCGGGCCATGGAGGACGCGCTTTTGGCCGTGGCCGAGGGCGACGCCGAGGGGCTGACCGAACAGGTCATGCGCATCGGCCGGCTGCCGCCGGGCCTGGACCGGGCGGCGCTTAGGGCCGACATTGAGGATTTCGTGGCCGATTACGCCAGCCAGGAGCTTGGCGCGTTCGACCTGGGCGGGGCCATGGCCGACGTGGCCGCCATCGTGCGCCGCCACGGCATCCTGCTGCCGCCGGTGGTGGCCCATCTCATCAAAGTCTTTGTGGTGCTGGAAGGCGCGTCGCGAACGCTCTCCCCGGGCTTTTCGCTCATTGACGTCATCGCGCCCTACGCCGGCAAGATCATCGCCCGTCGGCTTTCGCCCGGGGCGCTTTTCACCCGCGCCCGGCGCAGCTGGCGCGACTGGAACGCCCTGGTCGAGAGTTTCCCCCGCGACGCCGCCGAGATCCTGCGCCGCGCCCGCGAGGGCCGGCTCGACGTGCACCTCGTCCACCGGGGCCTGGACGCCACCATAAACCGCCTGGTCTACGGCATCGTCACGGCGGCGCTGTTTCTCGGCTCCTGCCAGGTGCTGGCCAGCCGCGTGCCGCCGCTCGTCTTCGGCATCTCGCTCTTCGGGGCGCTCGGGTGCGCCGCCGCCGTGCTGCTCGGCCTACGGCTCCTTCGCGCCGTCAAACGCTCCGGCGAACTTGGCCCCGATTCCTGA
- a CDS encoding protoporphyrinogen/coproporphyrinogen oxidase, with translation MRVKYLIIGAGPTGLGAANRLAELGENDFLVLERHPYPGGLAASFTDAAGYTWDVGGHVVFSHYKAFDKLLDELLGDEVLRHQRESWIRLAGTFVPYPFQNNIRRLPPDLVWECVEGLLAAGRDAAAGVHPDAPANFREWIDRVFGPGIARLFMVPYNFKVWAHPATAMSHRWIGERVSVVDAGRVVKNIIYGTDDVAWGPNNTFSFPLRGGTGEIFRRLARRFADRLRLGEACRRVDPAEKTVLTASGDVIVYDHLLTTGPLDRFVADQLEGASPAMIEAAGRLKHSGSVIHGLGFAGAPPDPRCWMYFPEADCPFYRVTNFHNYSPLNTPDPDGMIPRSRAFMTETSFSAHKPADFAGLERATVDGLVATTLLAPADVAGQNASWEMRVDYAYPIPCLERDAALAVLQPALECLGIQSRGRFGGWKYEVGNMDHSIMQGIEWAQRHVLGQPETVYTL, from the coding sequence ATGCGCGTCAAATATCTGATCATCGGAGCCGGCCCAACGGGCCTTGGCGCGGCCAACCGCCTGGCCGAACTCGGCGAAAACGATTTCCTCGTCCTGGAACGCCATCCCTATCCCGGCGGCCTGGCCGCCAGCTTCACCGATGCCGCCGGCTACACCTGGGACGTGGGCGGACACGTCGTTTTCTCCCACTACAAAGCCTTCGACAAGCTCCTCGATGAACTGCTTGGCGACGAGGTCCTGCGCCACCAGCGTGAATCCTGGATTCGCCTGGCCGGAACCTTCGTTCCCTACCCCTTCCAAAACAACATCCGCCGACTGCCCCCGGATCTCGTTTGGGAATGCGTCGAAGGGCTGCTGGCCGCCGGCCGCGACGCCGCAGCCGGAGTCCACCCCGATGCGCCGGCCAACTTCCGGGAATGGATAGACCGGGTGTTCGGCCCGGGCATCGCGCGGCTGTTCATGGTCCCCTACAATTTCAAGGTCTGGGCCCATCCGGCCACGGCCATGTCCCACCGCTGGATCGGCGAGCGCGTCTCGGTGGTGGACGCCGGGCGGGTGGTCAAAAACATCATCTACGGCACGGACGACGTGGCCTGGGGTCCCAACAACACCTTCAGCTTTCCCCTGCGCGGCGGCACGGGCGAGATCTTCCGCCGCCTGGCCCGTCGTTTCGCCGACCGGCTGCGCCTGGGCGAAGCCTGCCGCCGGGTCGATCCGGCCGAAAAGACCGTGCTCACCGCTTCTGGCGACGTCATCGTCTACGACCATCTGCTGACCACCGGCCCCCTGGACCGTTTCGTGGCCGACCAGCTGGAAGGGGCCAGCCCGGCCATGATCGAGGCGGCCGGACGGCTCAAGCACAGCGGCTCGGTCATCCACGGCCTGGGCTTTGCCGGCGCGCCCCCGGACCCGCGCTGCTGGATGTATTTCCCGGAAGCCGACTGCCCCTTCTACCGGGTCACCAATTTCCACAACTATTCGCCCTTAAACACCCCCGATCCCGACGGCATGATCCCGCGCAGCCGGGCGTTCATGACCGAGACGAGCTTTTCCGCCCACAAGCCGGCCGACTTCGCCGGCCTGGAGCGGGCCACCGTGGACGGCCTGGTCGCCACAACGCTTCTGGCTCCGGCCGACGTCGCCGGCCAGAACGCCTCCTGGGAGATGCGGGTGGACTACGCCTACCCCATACCCTGCCTGGAGCGCGACGCCGCCCTGGCCGTGCTCCAGCCGGCCCTGGAGTGCCTGGGCATCCAGTCCCGTGGACGCTTCGGCGGCTGGAAATACGAGGTCGGCAACATGGACCACTCCATCATGCAGGGCATCGAATGGGCCCAGCGGCACGTCCTGGGACAACCGGAAACCGTCTACACGCTTTAA
- the eno gene encoding phosphopyruvate hydratase: MSTIAAVWAREILDSRGNPTVEVEVTLESGASGRAAVPSGASTGSREALEMRDQDASRYAGKGVTKAVENVQGELADTVIGMDALQQVAIDNLMIDTDGTENKSRLGANAILGVSLAVCRAASNFLGLPLYQYIGGINSKVLPVPMMNIINGGAHAPNNLDIQEFMIIPLGARTFADALRMGAETFHTLKKILAADGHMTAVGDEGGFAPNLKSHDEAFKYIIKAIEESGYRPGSEISLAIDAAASEFYKNGKYVLTGENLSLSSTEMVDYLGGFVERYPLISIEDGLAESDWPGWKTLTLNLGERIQLVGDDIFVTNPDILAEGIDQGVANSILIKLNQIGTVTETLDTIEMAKQAAYTTVVSHRSGETEDSFIADLSVAVNAGQIKTGSLCRSDRLAKYNQLLRIEEELEDMAIYYGPVMAGQWYEEEPEGDEE; encoded by the coding sequence ATGAGCACCATAGCGGCCGTTTGGGCCAGGGAAATCCTCGATTCGCGCGGCAATCCCACCGTCGAGGTGGAGGTCACCCTGGAATCCGGCGCGTCCGGCCGGGCCGCCGTCCCCTCGGGCGCGTCCACCGGCTCCCGCGAAGCCCTGGAAATGCGCGACCAGGACGCCTCCCGTTACGCCGGCAAAGGCGTCACCAAGGCCGTGGAGAACGTCCAGGGCGAACTGGCCGACACCGTCATCGGCATGGACGCCCTGCAGCAGGTGGCCATCGACAACCTCATGATCGACACCGACGGCACCGAGAACAAATCGCGCCTGGGCGCCAACGCCATCCTCGGCGTGTCCCTGGCCGTGTGCCGCGCCGCCTCCAACTTCCTGGGGCTGCCGCTGTACCAGTACATCGGCGGCATCAACTCCAAGGTGCTGCCCGTGCCCATGATGAACATCATCAACGGTGGCGCGCACGCTCCCAACAACCTGGACATCCAGGAATTCATGATCATTCCCCTTGGCGCGCGCACCTTTGCCGACGCCCTGCGCATGGGCGCCGAGACCTTCCACACCCTCAAAAAGATCCTGGCCGCCGACGGCCACATGACCGCCGTGGGCGACGAGGGCGGCTTTGCCCCCAACCTCAAGAGCCACGACGAAGCCTTCAAATACATCATCAAGGCCATCGAGGAATCCGGCTACCGCCCGGGTTCGGAAATCTCCCTGGCCATCGACGCCGCCGCCTCGGAATTCTATAAGAACGGCAAATACGTGCTCACCGGCGAGAACCTCTCCCTGTCCTCGACCGAAATGGTCGATTACTTGGGCGGCTTCGTCGAGCGCTATCCGCTGATCTCCATCGAGGACGGCCTGGCCGAGTCCGACTGGCCGGGCTGGAAGACGCTTACGCTGAACCTCGGCGAACGCATCCAGCTCGTTGGCGACGACATCTTCGTCACCAATCCCGACATCCTGGCCGAAGGCATCGACCAGGGCGTGGCCAACTCCATCCTCATCAAGCTCAACCAGATCGGCACCGTCACCGAGACCCTGGACACCATCGAGATGGCCAAACAGGCCGCCTACACCACGGTGGTCTCCCACCGCTCGGGCGAGACCGAGGACAGCTTCATCGCCGACCTGTCCGTGGCCGTCAACGCCGGCCAGATCAAGACCGGCTCGCTGTGCCGCTCCGACCGCCTGGCCAAGTACAACCAGCTGCTGCGCATCGAGGAAGAGCTGGAAGATATGGCCATCTACTACGGCCCGGTCATGGCCGGCCAGTGGTACGAAGAAGAGCCCGAAGGCGACGAAGAGTAG
- a CDS encoding tetratricopeptide repeat protein, whose amino-acid sequence MTILPEILGCYQSEKREKMGGQGGSGRGFVQRIDWLAMKLGPARIVIFPLDEKHLPMPLQKIVTPEEFLRHFVPAPLLYSERIAPAALVLARLLRDVGPGLDHKTLPPPEQALFLVILAALAAAGRPDSGEDALAVLQSSGAATAEGQKLAINAFGISLRKSGDFDGAANYYRKALELSPHDERLMFNLARTLYEKGDAAGCRTLLEKAVAADPDFAEAKAFLRYLARHAKPAGVEDFPDITI is encoded by the coding sequence ATGACGATACTGCCGGAGATTCTCGGCTGCTACCAGTCCGAGAAGCGCGAGAAGATGGGCGGCCAGGGCGGTTCCGGACGCGGTTTTGTCCAGCGCATCGACTGGCTGGCCATGAAGCTCGGGCCGGCCCGCATCGTCATCTTTCCCCTGGACGAAAAACATCTGCCCATGCCCCTGCAAAAGATCGTCACGCCGGAAGAATTCCTGCGCCATTTCGTGCCGGCCCCGCTGCTCTACAGCGAGCGCATCGCCCCGGCCGCCTTGGTGCTGGCCAGGCTGCTGCGCGACGTCGGGCCGGGCCTGGACCACAAAACCCTGCCCCCGCCCGAACAGGCCCTTTTCCTGGTCATCCTGGCCGCCCTGGCCGCCGCCGGCCGGCCCGACTCCGGCGAGGACGCCCTGGCTGTGCTCCAAAGCAGCGGCGCGGCCACGGCCGAAGGCCAAAAGCTCGCCATAAACGCCTTTGGCATAAGCCTTCGCAAAAGCGGCGATTTCGACGGCGCGGCCAACTACTACCGCAAGGCCCTGGAGCTTTCCCCCCACGACGAACGCCTGATGTTCAACCTCGCCCGCACCCTCTACGAAAAAGGCGACGCCGCCGGCTGCCGGACGCTCCTGGAAAAGGCCGTGGCCGCCGACCCGGACTTCGCCGAGGCCAAGGCCTTCCTGCGCTACCTGGCCCGCCACGCCAAACCGGCCGGCGTCGAAGACTTCCCGGACATCACGATCTGA
- a CDS encoding type III pantothenate kinase, translating to MPALLVDVGNTNIKFGLAEAGGLLSSFALPTDRSATPDSLGLALASALPFHGCRPADIEAAVASSVVPPLNPIIEHAISRYLGVRLRFVPTDIPIPLKNLYGRPHEVGADRLVTAFAGRRAVGAASVIVVDFGTATNFDCVQDDAFLGGLICPGLMTSLSGLVSKTAKLPHVALDPGDGALSIGRSTTDCINQGFVFGFADMVTGVTARLKAHLGGDVHVLATGGFAEKLAPICPVIRDVRPELLLEGLRQLWLASSRPGGRK from the coding sequence ATGCCCGCCCTTTTAGTCGACGTCGGCAACACCAACATCAAGTTCGGCCTGGCCGAGGCCGGCGGCCTGCTGTCGTCCTTTGCCCTGCCCACCGACCGCAGCGCCACCCCGGACAGCCTGGGTCTGGCCCTGGCCTCGGCGTTGCCCTTTCACGGCTGCCGGCCGGCCGACATCGAGGCCGCCGTGGCCTCCAGCGTGGTGCCGCCGCTTAATCCCATCATCGAACACGCCATTTCGCGCTATCTCGGCGTGCGGCTGCGCTTCGTGCCCACGGACATCCCCATACCGCTCAAAAACCTCTACGGCCGGCCCCACGAAGTCGGGGCCGACCGGCTGGTCACGGCCTTTGCCGGCCGCCGGGCCGTGGGCGCGGCCTCGGTCATCGTGGTGGATTTCGGCACGGCCACCAATTTCGACTGCGTCCAGGACGACGCGTTCCTGGGCGGGCTCATCTGCCCGGGCCTCATGACGTCGCTGTCCGGACTGGTCAGCAAGACAGCCAAGCTGCCCCACGTGGCCCTGGACCCGGGCGACGGGGCGCTGTCCATCGGCCGCTCCACCACGGACTGCATCAACCAGGGCTTTGTCTTCGGCTTTGCCGACATGGTGACGGGCGTCACCGCCCGCCTCAAGGCCCACCTCGGCGGCGACGTCCACGTGCTGGCCACGGGCGGTTTTGCCGAGAAACTCGCCCCCATCTGTCCGGTCATCCGCGACGTGCGGCCGGAACTGTTGCTCGAAGGGTTGCGGCAATTGTGGCTGGCCTCAAGCCGGCCGGGAGGCCGGAAATGA
- the folD gene encoding bifunctional methylenetetrahydrofolate dehydrogenase/methenyltetrahydrofolate cyclohydrolase FolD, which translates to MLLIDGKKVAAELRQRVKNDVDALVRQHGRAPHLAVILVGEDPASQIYVRYKEKACEEVGFVSRIWRLDGGIGQCALEKLITELSSSEDIDGILLQLPLPKGLDAQRCLALVDPKKDVDGFHPENVGRLSIGLPCLKPCTPFGVIKLLEYYGLSPAGKRAVVIGRSNIVGKPMAMLLSAASPFGNATVTVCHSRTPDLAAVVREADFIVPAIGKPKLITRDMVKPGAVIVDVGMNRLPDGKLCGDVDYDNLTDVASAMTPVPGGVGPMTIATLMSNTVEAYRWRRQPPDCPI; encoded by the coding sequence ATGCTGCTTATTGACGGCAAGAAAGTCGCGGCCGAATTGCGCCAGCGCGTGAAAAACGACGTGGACGCCCTGGTGCGCCAGCACGGGCGCGCCCCGCATCTGGCCGTCATCCTCGTTGGCGAGGACCCGGCTTCCCAGATTTACGTCCGCTACAAGGAAAAGGCCTGCGAGGAAGTGGGCTTCGTTTCCCGCATCTGGCGGCTCGACGGCGGCATCGGCCAGTGCGCCCTGGAGAAGCTCATCACCGAACTGTCCAGCAGCGAGGACATTGACGGCATCCTGCTCCAGCTGCCTCTGCCCAAGGGTTTGGACGCCCAGCGCTGTCTGGCCCTGGTCGATCCCAAAAAGGACGTGGACGGCTTCCATCCCGAAAACGTCGGGCGGCTGTCCATCGGGTTGCCCTGCCTCAAGCCGTGCACGCCGTTTGGAGTCATCAAGCTTCTGGAATATTACGGCCTTTCCCCGGCCGGCAAGCGGGCGGTGGTCATCGGGCGCAGCAACATCGTGGGCAAGCCCATGGCCATGCTGCTCTCTGCCGCCTCGCCTTTCGGCAACGCCACGGTGACGGTGTGCCATTCGCGCACGCCGGACCTGGCCGCCGTGGTGCGCGAGGCCGACTTCATCGTGCCGGCCATCGGCAAGCCCAAGCTCATCACCCGCGACATGGTCAAGCCCGGCGCGGTCATCGTGGACGTGGGCATGAACCGCCTGCCTGACGGCAAGCTGTGCGGCGACGTGGACTACGACAACCTCACCGACGTGGCTTCGGCCATGACGCCGGTGCCCGGCGGCGTCGGCCCCATGACCATCGCCACGCTCATGAGCAACACCGTGGAGGCCTACCGCTGGCGTCGCCAGCCCCCAGATTGCCCGATCTAG